The following are from one region of the Nicotiana tomentosiformis chromosome 7, ASM39032v3, whole genome shotgun sequence genome:
- the LOC104087072 gene encoding uncharacterized protein has protein sequence MVDLSEDALIMEEREELMVSPIDEKKVIPIFRVAHFLKPTLSSAEKFPFHPSIPNIQELRRSTSLKVQFRGGVSISHLKEWATWVNKLKPLYQEIWKKAGIFEAIIASTFKICMHNDLIIALAERWCLETNTFILPWGEATVTLEDMVVLGGYSVWGHCVLKPVKTKDSFEVEKTLCEAHKIIKARKRNVNHHAWMEYFEGRGDHLEHVAFITHWLSKYVIPSKSYLIVEKALFPVAIYLSQGIPMALAPAVLASIYRDLNLLKQLILSSSKHPEQSSSRCVEDESDLILRAPLHFVQLWAWERFPNLLLKPSVIYSGEPRVVRWHKVKKLNCVDPRRAVDSAVELFLWRPYAIDTVKNWDINKFYKEREEYVVVGPKLGREILIFARFVRASELVGVDCVEQYNPHRVSMQFGFDQDVPACVNHATDNPKIAWSNYSRPIKDAKLYVPSRLFESDVTQRYLEWWKSQNFALEDAVKHVTKRQRSRTHQRIPRLSWESYKMRNASVCCEFAQKSDEVRTDDNIQDCEMRTVESSSDDDNLPIAECLSKRRLLKKEITVPGNQEPLPSIQSQSSSASNDGTARERETLMEPEPLSKKGGCKLNLSHSLELASEVPNVNRSCGKYAEFSSTSPAKMSLQMSNDSVEAPKVTTNGINTTEGNMQMENIDNNEKGSRRYEMTDLLKLEMRIRNLENIMAGKVPRVGKR, from the coding sequence ATGGTGGATTTATCAGAAGATGCATTAATCATGGAAGAAAGAGAAGAGCTCATGGTTTCACCCATTGATGAAAAAAAAGTAATACCCATTTTTAGAGTTGCCCATTTTCTGAAACCAACACTGTCATCTGCTGAAAAGTTCCCATTTCACCCTTCAATACCCAATATTCAAGAACTGAGAAGGAGTACTTCACTAAAGGTCCAGTTCAGGGGTGGTGTTTCAATTTCACACTTGAAGGAATGGGCTACTTGGGTCAATAAGTTAAAACCTTTATATCAAGAAATATGGAAGAAAGCTGGAATCTTTGAAGCTATTATAGCTTCCACGTTCAAGATTTGTATGCACAATGATTTGATCATTGCTCTTGCTGAAAGATGGTGTTTGGAAACAAACACATTCATTTTACCATGGGGAGAAGCAACTGTTACTTTGGAGGATATGGTAGTTTTGGGTGGTTACTCTGTTTGGGGCCATTGTGTCTTGAAACCTGTTAAAACTAAAGATTCTTTTGAAGTTGAAAAAACTCTTTGCGAGGCTCATAAAATTATTAAAGCACGTAAAAGGAATGTTAATCACCATGCCTGGATGGAGTATTTTGAAGGAAGAGGTGATCATTTGGAGCATGTTGCATTTATCACCCATTGGTTGTCCAAGTATGTTATCCCTTCTAAAAGTTACCTTATTGTGGAGAAAGCTCTTTTTCCTGTTGCTATTTATCTTTCTCAAGGAATTCCAATGGCACTTGCCCCCGCTGTTCTTGCTAGCATTTATAGAGATTTGAACTTGCTTAAACAGTTGATTTTATCTTCGTCTAAGCATCCTGAACAGAGTAGTTCTAGGTGTGTAGAAGATGAGTCAGATCTTATCCTTAGAGCTCCTCTTCATTTTGTTCAGTTATGGGCTTGGGAGAGATTTCCCAATTTGCTGCTTAAGCCTAGTGTCATCTACTCTGGGGAGCCAAGAGTAGTTAGATGGCATAAGGTGAAAAAGCTAAATTGTGTGGATCCTAGGAGAGCAGTAGATTCTGCAGTAGAATTGTTTCTGTGGCGTCCTTATGCTATTGATACTGTGAAGAATTGGGACATCAACAAATTTTACAAGGAAAGGGAGGAATATGTGGTGGTTGGACCAAAGTTGGGAAGGGAAATCTTAATTTTTGCTCGATTTGTTCGAGCTTCTGAACTAGTTGGAGTGGATTGTGTAGAACAGTACAACCCACATAGAGTATCAATGCAatttggatttgatcaagatgTGCCAGCTTGTGTGAATCATGCTACTGATAACCCAAAAATTGCTTGGAGCAATTATAGTAGACCAATTAAAGATGCCAAACTCTATGTACCTTCTAGGCTCTTCGAGTCAGATGTTACCCAACGATACTTGGAGTGGTGGAAGAGCCAAAATTTTGCACTTGAAGATGCAGTTAAGCATGTAACCAAAAGACAACGGTCTAGAACTCACCAAAGGATACCAAGACTGTCATGGGAAAGCTATAAAATGAGGAATGCCTCTGTATGTTGTGAATTTGCACAGAAATCTGATGAGGTTAGAACAGATGACAATATTCAGGATTGTGAAATGAGAACTGTAGAATCATCATCAGATGATGACAATTTACCGATTGCAGAATGTTTAAGCAAAAGGAGGCTCTTGAAGAAAGAAATTACTGTACCTGGCAATCAAGAACCCCTACCTAGCATCCAAAGCCAATCTTCTTCAGCTTCTAATGATGGAACTGCCAGAGAAAGGGAGACTCTAATGGAGCCAGAACCATTAAGCAAAAAAGGTGGCTGTAAGCTCAACTTGTCTCACAGTTTAGAACTTGCAAGTGAGGTGCCAAATGTAAATAGGAGCTGTGGCAAATATGCAGAATTTTCGAGTACTAGTCCTGCTAAAATGAGTTTGCAGATGAGCAATGATTCAGTGGAAGCACCTAAGGTAACTACAAATGGTATCAATACGACTGAAGGAAATATGCAGATGGAAAACATTGACAACAATGAGAAAGGGAGCAGAAGATATGAAATGACTGATCTTCTGAAACTTGAGATGAGGATTAGAAACCTTGAGAACATCATGGCTGGAAAGGTTCCAAGAGTCGGGAAGAGGTGA